The following are encoded together in the Ralstonia insidiosa genome:
- a CDS encoding Mpo1-like protein, translated as MATTETPTFSSFAEFYPFYLGEHQDRTCRRLHFVGSSIALVCLILLIFTGNLWWLLGAAVSGYAFAWVGHFGFEKNRPATFRHPIYSLMGDWVMYRDIWTGKIPF; from the coding sequence ATGGCCACCACAGAGACCCCCACCTTCAGCAGCTTCGCCGAGTTCTATCCGTTCTATCTGGGCGAGCACCAGGACCGCACCTGCCGGCGCCTGCATTTCGTTGGTTCGAGCATCGCCCTGGTGTGCCTGATCCTGCTGATCTTCACCGGCAACCTGTGGTGGCTGCTCGGTGCGGCGGTCAGCGGCTATGCGTTCGCGTGGGTTGGGCACTTCGGCTTTGAGAAGAACCGGCCCGCCACCTTCCGTCACCCGATCTACAGCCTCATGGGCGACTGGGTGATGTATCGCGACATCTGGACCGGGAAGATCCCCTTCTGA
- a CDS encoding FAD-binding oxidoreductase yields the protein MTHDAFLQACVDAIGAAYVLTTPEDQAPYLTDWRKRFTGCARAVLRPADASQVAALVRLCGEHTVPMVPQGGNTGLCGGATPDMEGNAVVISVQRMQRVRAVDPINNTITVDAGCILANVQQAAAAADRLFPLSLAAEGSCTIGGNLATNAGGTAVLRYGNARELCLGIEAVLPNGQLWNGLRGLRKDNTGYDLRDLLIGAEGTLGIITGAMLKLFPQPRAKVTALAALQSPRQALTFLSLAQSHAGTLLTGFELMSAFCLELVRKHYPQLRVPFAQAYPQYVLLELSDLESEEHARALFEALMEDALARGVIDDAAVAESVAQSRDFWNLREHIPLAQADEGKNIKHDIGVPISRIADFIDVTDRALAAAYPDIRMVTFGHLGDGNLHYNVSPPEGHEHEAFLVHQDGINRIVHDSVHAHGGSISAEHGIGQLKREDNARYKSAVELAAMRAIKQALDPRGLMNPGKVL from the coding sequence ATGACCCACGATGCGTTTCTGCAAGCCTGCGTTGACGCCATCGGCGCCGCGTATGTCCTGACAACGCCGGAAGACCAGGCGCCCTATCTGACCGATTGGCGCAAGCGTTTCACTGGCTGCGCCCGTGCGGTGCTGCGTCCAGCCGATGCGTCGCAAGTGGCTGCGCTGGTGCGGCTGTGCGGTGAGCACACGGTGCCGATGGTCCCGCAAGGCGGCAACACCGGCCTGTGCGGTGGCGCCACGCCTGATATGGAAGGCAACGCGGTCGTCATCTCGGTGCAGCGTATGCAGCGCGTGCGTGCGGTCGATCCGATCAACAACACCATCACCGTGGATGCCGGTTGCATTCTGGCCAACGTGCAGCAAGCCGCAGCCGCGGCCGATCGCCTGTTCCCGCTGAGCCTGGCCGCCGAGGGCAGTTGCACCATCGGCGGCAACCTGGCGACCAACGCGGGCGGCACGGCCGTCCTGCGCTACGGCAACGCGCGCGAACTGTGCCTCGGCATAGAAGCTGTGCTGCCCAACGGCCAGCTGTGGAACGGCCTGCGCGGCCTGCGTAAGGACAACACCGGCTACGACCTGCGAGATCTGCTGATCGGCGCGGAAGGCACGCTCGGCATCATCACTGGGGCAATGCTGAAGCTGTTTCCGCAGCCGCGCGCCAAGGTGACGGCGCTGGCGGCATTGCAATCGCCGCGTCAGGCACTGACATTCCTGTCGCTCGCACAAAGCCATGCGGGCACGCTGCTGACGGGTTTCGAGTTGATGTCGGCGTTCTGTCTGGAGCTGGTGCGCAAGCACTATCCGCAGTTGCGTGTGCCGTTTGCGCAGGCGTATCCGCAGTACGTGCTGCTGGAACTGTCCGACCTGGAGAGCGAAGAACACGCCCGTGCGCTGTTCGAAGCGCTGATGGAAGACGCACTGGCCCGCGGCGTGATCGACGATGCGGCGGTGGCGGAATCGGTGGCGCAATCGCGCGACTTCTGGAACCTGCGCGAGCACATCCCGCTGGCGCAGGCCGACGAAGGCAAGAACATCAAGCACGACATTGGGGTGCCCATTTCGCGCATCGCAGACTTCATCGACGTGACCGACCGCGCGCTGGCGGCGGCCTACCCCGACATCCGCATGGTGACTTTCGGCCACCTTGGCGATGGCAACCTGCACTACAACGTGTCACCGCCCGAAGGGCATGAGCACGAGGCATTCCTGGTGCATCAGGACGGCATCAACCGCATCGTGCATGACAGCGTGCATGCGCATGGCGGCTCGATCTCGGCCGAGCACGGCATCGGCCAGCTCAAGCGAGAAGACAACGCGCGCTACAAGAGCGCGGTCGAGTTGGCAGCCATGCGCGCGATCAAGCAGGCACTGGACCCGCGCGGCCTGATGAATCCGGGAAAGGTGTTGTAA
- a CDS encoding porin, with translation MAPETSKDPRNHGTETILKRELATILVLASGTTAAIAEPKINFGDAASLEIYGRVQVGLEYLHTGTTYIPDNTFSPNQGNPVLDDNGRFISTNTPSHFRLRNQRSVIGFRGDVKINDDLKAVWQIESSAAADGGGGLHVPVQTWANRDSGVGIESQTFGRIIFGSWQTPYTHATFGYDPYYTTTGAYMGIMGNGSGASSDPISDPATFDRREHNLIQYWSPDINGFKMRLGFEVNEFKTGQQNANPALNIAAAPAQNPYMVSLETTYDKGPLNVTFASEAHHQYQVGGGTDLGVKFGAAYWFHNTTRLAGIVQRLHYKAADGDLAQNQYYLSLIHKFTAQDQFKLGYAVGSQVSGSSKQIIGYLRAGPESASKILTIGVEHQFNKYFALLTYWSKTFNQANAFMDFPINDTAPAMGTSPSVFALLGRFSF, from the coding sequence TTGGCACCAGAAACCTCGAAGGACCCCAGGAACCATGGAACGGAGACAATCTTGAAAAGGGAACTCGCAACAATCCTCGTGTTGGCATCAGGCACAACTGCGGCCATCGCTGAGCCAAAAATCAACTTTGGCGATGCCGCGAGCCTGGAGATCTACGGGCGCGTCCAGGTCGGGCTGGAGTATCTCCATACCGGCACGACATATATTCCGGACAACACGTTCAGTCCAAACCAAGGCAATCCGGTCCTTGATGACAACGGGCGCTTTATCTCGACCAACACGCCCTCGCATTTCCGCCTCAGAAACCAGCGGTCAGTGATCGGCTTCCGCGGCGACGTCAAGATCAACGATGACCTGAAGGCGGTCTGGCAGATCGAAAGCAGCGCGGCAGCGGATGGTGGTGGCGGGTTACACGTGCCTGTGCAGACGTGGGCCAACCGGGATTCCGGCGTCGGTATCGAGAGCCAGACCTTCGGGCGCATCATTTTCGGCAGCTGGCAGACGCCATATACGCATGCCACCTTCGGCTATGACCCGTACTACACGACGACGGGCGCGTACATGGGCATCATGGGGAACGGCTCGGGCGCATCAAGTGACCCGATCAGCGATCCAGCCACGTTCGATCGTCGCGAGCACAATCTGATCCAGTATTGGTCGCCCGACATCAACGGCTTCAAGATGCGCCTTGGTTTTGAGGTCAATGAATTCAAAACCGGCCAACAAAACGCGAATCCTGCTCTGAACATCGCAGCTGCCCCCGCACAAAACCCTTACATGGTGTCGTTGGAGACCACCTACGACAAAGGGCCCTTGAATGTCACGTTCGCGTCCGAAGCGCATCACCAGTATCAGGTTGGCGGTGGTACCGATCTGGGGGTGAAATTCGGTGCAGCGTACTGGTTCCATAACACCACCAGACTCGCAGGGATCGTGCAGCGCCTGCATTACAAGGCTGCGGATGGTGACCTCGCGCAAAACCAGTACTACCTCTCCCTGATTCACAAGTTCACTGCGCAAGATCAGTTCAAGTTGGGATACGCCGTTGGCAGCCAGGTGAGCGGTTCCTCCAAGCAGATCATCGGCTACCTGCGTGCGGGCCCGGAAAGCGCGTCGAAGATCCTCACGATTGGCGTGGAGCACCAGTTCAACAAGTATTTCGCGCTCCTGACGTACTGGTCGAAGACGTTCAACCAAGCCAACGCCTTCATGGATTTCCCGATCAACGATACGGCGCCGGCGATGGGCACGAGCCCATCCGTTTTTGCGCTGCTCGGGCGCTTCTCGTTCTAG
- a CDS encoding DUF2069 domain-containing protein, whose amino-acid sequence MTLADQPVVESRALHVLSVCSLIALIALCAAWELWLAPVRPGGSWLALKALLLAWPLPGVLRKNRYTMQWASMFILLFFTEGTVRATSDAGLSQSLACVEVVLSVTFFFATIFYLRPFKRAAKARAKQSPQEST is encoded by the coding sequence ATGACGCTCGCCGATCAACCCGTCGTGGAATCCCGGGCACTGCATGTGCTGAGTGTCTGCAGCCTGATCGCGCTGATTGCGCTGTGTGCCGCGTGGGAACTGTGGCTCGCGCCGGTGCGCCCGGGTGGTTCGTGGCTCGCGCTCAAAGCGCTGCTGCTGGCGTGGCCGCTGCCTGGCGTGCTGCGCAAAAACCGCTACACGATGCAGTGGGCTTCGATGTTCATCTTGCTGTTCTTTACCGAAGGCACGGTGCGCGCAACATCCGATGCCGGCCTGTCGCAATCGCTGGCGTGCGTGGAGGTTGTGCTAAGCGTGACGTTCTTCTTCGCCACGATTTTCTATCTGCGTCCGTTCAAGCGTGCGGCCAAAGCACGCGCCAAGCAAAGCCCCCAAGAGAGCACCTGA
- a CDS encoding alpha/beta fold hydrolase produces MEWTVQGAHAYAYTGGKPFNPALPCVVFVHGAQNDHSVWGLQTRWFAHHGFSVLAVDLPAHGRSGGAPLQTVEAMADWVMALVQTAGVSQPVMVVGHSMGSLIALECASRYASRVRRIALVATAWPMKVSDALLDAALNNTASAIDMVNVWSHSSLANKPSAPGPGFWMHGGSQRLMERVAHGTDAPVFHTDFSACNGYARGAEAMAAVQCPSLVIVGEKDQMTPAKAGRQVAAGLAGSRVVGLPAGHAVMGECPDGTLDALIAFAREREPAATAA; encoded by the coding sequence ATGGAATGGACCGTACAAGGCGCACACGCTTACGCCTACACCGGCGGCAAGCCGTTCAATCCGGCGCTGCCGTGCGTGGTGTTCGTGCATGGCGCGCAGAACGATCATTCGGTCTGGGGGCTGCAGACCCGCTGGTTCGCGCACCACGGTTTCAGCGTGCTGGCGGTTGATCTGCCCGCACACGGCCGCAGCGGCGGTGCGCCCCTGCAAACCGTGGAAGCCATGGCCGACTGGGTAATGGCATTGGTGCAAACCGCTGGCGTCTCGCAGCCGGTGATGGTGGTCGGGCACAGCATGGGCTCGCTGATTGCGCTGGAGTGCGCCTCACGATACGCCAGTCGCGTGCGCCGCATTGCGCTGGTAGCCACCGCCTGGCCGATGAAGGTGTCGGATGCGCTGCTCGACGCGGCGCTCAACAACACGGCCAGCGCGATCGACATGGTGAACGTCTGGTCGCATTCCAGCCTCGCCAACAAACCGTCGGCGCCGGGGCCGGGTTTCTGGATGCATGGTGGCAGCCAGCGCCTGATGGAACGCGTGGCGCACGGCACCGACGCCCCCGTCTTCCACACGGATTTCTCCGCTTGCAACGGCTATGCACGCGGCGCCGAGGCCATGGCGGCCGTGCAGTGCCCGTCACTCGTGATCGTTGGCGAGAAGGACCAGATGACACCGGCAAAAGCAGGCCGACAGGTGGCTGCCGGATTGGCGGGCAGCCGCGTCGTGGGCCTGCCTGCCGGACATGCGGTCATGGGAGAATGCCCGGACGGCACGCTCGATGCACTGATTGCCTTTGCGCGCGAGCGAGAGCCAGCTGCAACTGCCGCGTAA
- a CDS encoding LacI family DNA-binding transcriptional regulator, with the protein MDTINYMENAPQKPGSGRVTIREVALHASVNASTVSRALNPATRHLIGDEVVRRVLASAKALGYRQNKLASALRHGQSRVIGICLPDIENPVFPPIICGIEEELTADGYGVLIANTTGTAKDQERVLEQMLARRVDGLVLATAARHDPLVRRCMLDGMPVVLVNRAEEGGQVPEVVNDDFLSMKLAVDHLVKLGHRHIAHLAGPAHLATGFSRIQGFQMATQQHQLSGAAIVESAEFTREAGREACNQLLKRHKNVTAIVAGNDLIALGCYDTFNAQHIKCPGDISLIGHNDMPLLDMLHPPLTTLRIQHREMGRQAARLLMGMLTTPSAAALRIMLPPELIVRGSTAAPHK; encoded by the coding sequence ATGGATACAATCAACTACATGGAAAACGCACCGCAAAAGCCCGGCTCTGGCCGCGTCACGATTCGCGAGGTGGCGCTGCACGCGTCGGTCAACGCGTCAACCGTTTCGCGTGCACTCAATCCGGCAACCCGCCACCTGATCGGCGATGAAGTCGTGCGCAGAGTACTGGCGTCCGCAAAAGCGCTCGGCTATCGGCAGAACAAGCTTGCGTCCGCGCTACGGCACGGACAGTCGCGAGTGATCGGGATCTGCTTGCCCGATATCGAAAACCCCGTCTTCCCGCCGATCATCTGCGGCATTGAAGAAGAGTTGACAGCCGATGGCTATGGTGTCCTGATCGCCAACACAACCGGAACCGCGAAAGACCAGGAACGTGTGCTCGAGCAAATGCTGGCGCGCCGGGTGGACGGACTCGTGCTCGCAACCGCGGCCCGCCATGATCCGTTGGTCAGGCGTTGCATGCTGGACGGCATGCCCGTCGTGCTGGTGAATCGTGCGGAGGAAGGCGGCCAGGTTCCGGAGGTGGTCAACGACGACTTCCTATCCATGAAGCTCGCGGTTGACCATCTGGTGAAACTTGGCCATCGCCACATTGCCCACCTCGCCGGGCCGGCGCATCTGGCAACGGGCTTCTCGCGGATTCAGGGTTTCCAAATGGCCACCCAACAGCATCAGCTGTCAGGGGCGGCGATTGTGGAGTCTGCAGAATTTACGCGCGAAGCCGGCAGGGAAGCCTGCAACCAACTCCTGAAGCGGCACAAGAACGTAACCGCGATCGTTGCGGGTAACGACTTGATTGCGTTGGGGTGCTACGACACGTTCAATGCGCAGCACATCAAGTGCCCGGGGGACATTTCGCTGATCGGGCACAACGATATGCCGCTGCTTGACATGCTGCATCCGCCACTGACGACACTGCGCATTCAGCACCGGGAAATGGGCCGGCAGGCAGCCCGGCTGCTAATGGGCATGCTGACGACGCCCAGCGCAGCGGCATTGCGCATCATGCTGCCGCCGGAATTGATCGTGCGCGGCTCGACGGCTGCCCCGCACAAGTAG
- a CDS encoding YihY family inner membrane protein, producing the protein MLFDLRALRQWNAAKLRALSRYALRRAGEDRLPQVAGSLTFTTVLSVVPILTVAFALFTAFPMFKSFRADIEGYMFSNLVPGNISRPILTYLNQFSTNAKGLTAAGLIGLVVTSVMTMLTVENALNAIWRVRQRRPLAQRVLVFWALVTFGPVLIGASLSVSSYMVSISAGYVHKLPFGLGVIVGVVPILLSAIAFAMLYVFVPNTYVARRDAFLAGLIAAVAFEVAKRIFGSYVAHIPTYTAVYGAFATLPIFLTWIYVSWLVTLLGATIASTLPIIRQGYWQRRTFPGSEFFDALGVLLLLYRAREQAPRTVAELEIGRRLQLEAEYLADLLAKLKALHLVGKLQQDRSEAHWALLCDAHTTTLRPLYEKLVLNLPRLPRTSLARLLGDTQALAAQLHNPALDSTLENVFATGERGVAAASQTAAPAPMSPVPAAARA; encoded by the coding sequence ATGCTTTTTGATCTCCGTGCGCTTCGTCAATGGAATGCCGCCAAGCTGCGTGCGCTGTCGCGTTATGCGTTGCGCCGCGCGGGCGAAGACCGCCTGCCGCAGGTGGCCGGCAGCCTGACGTTCACGACGGTGCTCTCGGTGGTGCCAATCTTGACGGTGGCGTTTGCGCTGTTCACGGCGTTTCCGATGTTCAAGAGCTTTCGTGCGGACATCGAAGGCTACATGTTCAGCAACCTCGTGCCGGGCAACATCAGCCGGCCGATCCTCACGTATCTGAACCAGTTCTCCACCAACGCCAAGGGGCTGACGGCTGCCGGCCTGATCGGCTTGGTGGTGACGTCGGTCATGACCATGCTGACGGTCGAGAACGCGCTCAACGCCATCTGGCGCGTGCGCCAACGCCGGCCGTTGGCGCAGCGTGTGCTCGTGTTCTGGGCGTTGGTGACGTTCGGCCCGGTGCTGATTGGTGCGAGCCTGTCGGTCAGCTCGTACATGGTGTCGATTTCGGCGGGCTATGTGCACAAGCTGCCGTTCGGCCTGGGCGTGATCGTGGGTGTGGTGCCGATCCTGCTGTCGGCGATTGCGTTTGCAATGCTCTATGTCTTTGTGCCGAACACCTATGTGGCGCGGCGCGACGCGTTTCTCGCGGGGCTCATTGCCGCCGTGGCGTTTGAAGTCGCCAAGCGCATCTTTGGTTCCTATGTGGCGCACATTCCCACGTACACCGCGGTGTATGGCGCGTTTGCGACGCTGCCGATTTTCCTGACGTGGATCTACGTGAGCTGGCTGGTGACCCTGCTGGGCGCGACCATTGCATCGACGTTGCCGATCATCCGCCAGGGCTACTGGCAGCGGCGTACGTTTCCGGGCAGCGAGTTCTTCGATGCGCTGGGGGTTCTGCTGTTGCTGTACCGCGCACGCGAACAGGCGCCACGCACAGTGGCCGAACTCGAGATCGGGCGGCGTCTGCAATTGGAGGCGGAATACCTGGCTGACCTGCTGGCCAAGCTCAAGGCGCTGCACCTGGTCGGCAAGCTGCAGCAGGATCGCAGCGAAGCACATTGGGCGCTGCTGTGCGATGCCCATACGACCACGTTGCGTCCGCTCTATGAAAAGCTGGTGCTGAACCTGCCGCGCCTGCCTCGCACGTCGCTGGCGCGGCTTCTTGGGGATACCCAGGCGCTGGCCGCCCAATTGCACAATCCTGCGCTCGACAGCACGCTGGAGAACGTGTTTGCCACTGGTGAGCGCGGTGTAGCAGCCGCCAGTCAGACTGCTGCCCCAGCGCCGATGTCGCCGGTGCCGGCTGCTGCTCGCGCCTGA
- a CDS encoding gamma carbonic anhydrase family protein — MEVLPEFLSVEPRVDEAAFIAPGAWVIGDVDIAEGASVWFGAVVRGDVQQIVIGPRSNLQDGVIVHVSTNGRPTVIGAEVSVGHGAILHSCTIEDGALVGFGARVLDGARVSRGAMLAAGAVLTPGKVVPAGQLWAGNPAAPLRDLREDEIANLRTIALRYVALAEAYRSGRARIYQAD, encoded by the coding sequence ATGGAAGTCTTGCCAGAATTCTTGTCGGTTGAGCCACGCGTAGACGAGGCGGCGTTCATTGCACCGGGGGCATGGGTCATTGGCGACGTCGATATCGCGGAGGGGGCCTCGGTCTGGTTTGGCGCAGTCGTGCGGGGGGATGTTCAGCAGATCGTCATCGGCCCGCGCTCCAACCTGCAGGATGGGGTGATTGTCCATGTCAGTACCAATGGGCGGCCGACGGTGATTGGTGCCGAAGTGTCGGTCGGGCACGGTGCCATCTTGCATTCATGCACGATCGAAGACGGTGCCCTGGTGGGTTTCGGGGCTCGGGTACTCGATGGCGCGCGCGTGTCGCGTGGCGCCATGCTGGCCGCTGGCGCCGTGTTGACCCCTGGTAAGGTCGTGCCGGCCGGGCAGTTGTGGGCGGGTAACCCAGCCGCGCCGCTTCGCGACTTGCGCGAGGATGAAATCGCCAACCTGCGCACTATCGCACTGCGCTATGTTGCGCTTGCCGAAGCATATCGGTCGGGGCGGGCGCGTATCTATCAGGCGGACTGA
- the wrbA gene encoding NAD(P)H:quinone oxidoreductase yields the protein MKDILVLYYSRHGSTRALAEAIAQGIESVDGAQARVRTVPVVSTVCEATQPDVPDGGPPYVEARDLEECIGLALGSPTRFGNMAAPLKYFLDGTTPQWLAGALAGKPACVFTSTGSMHGGQETTLLSMMLPLLHHGMVVLGLPYQQSELLSTDAGGTPYGPSHVAHRGDTAPLTAHERTLATAMGRRLAQTALKLAA from the coding sequence ATGAAAGATATCCTGGTCCTGTACTACAGCCGTCATGGCAGCACCCGCGCGTTGGCCGAGGCCATCGCCCAAGGCATTGAAAGCGTGGATGGCGCCCAGGCGCGCGTGCGCACCGTGCCCGTCGTCTCCACCGTGTGTGAAGCCACGCAACCAGACGTGCCCGATGGCGGCCCACCCTATGTGGAAGCGCGCGATCTGGAGGAATGCATCGGATTGGCACTGGGCTCGCCCACGCGCTTCGGCAACATGGCCGCCCCGCTCAAGTATTTTCTGGATGGCACCACACCGCAGTGGCTAGCGGGTGCGCTGGCGGGCAAGCCGGCCTGCGTATTCACCTCCACGGGCAGCATGCATGGCGGGCAGGAAACCACCCTGCTTTCGATGATGCTGCCGCTGCTGCACCATGGCATGGTCGTACTGGGCCTGCCCTATCAACAGAGCGAACTGCTTTCCACCGATGCCGGCGGCACGCCCTATGGGCCGTCGCATGTCGCGCATCGAGGTGACACCGCACCACTGACCGCCCACGAGCGCACGCTCGCCACCGCAATGGGTCGCCGGCTTGCCCAGACCGCCCTGAAGCTCGCAGCATGA
- a CDS encoding dicarboxylate/amino acid:cation symporter — translation MPVPRAARKPWYKVLYIQVLIAVALGVILGVLSPSIATAMKPLGDGFIKLIRMVIALMVFFTVATGIAGMKDMKKVGRVGGKALLYFEVVSTLALFIGMVVANWLRPGDGFNVDPSTLDAKAVMVYAGKAKQQSVVDFLLHVIPETVVDAFATGDILQVIVVAVLFGFALSALGNRCKPVMDLFDGMSHAVFGVVNILMRFAPLGAFGSMAFTIGKYGIGALGPLVKLIGAFYLTSGFFVFVVLGLIGWAVGFSIVKFLLYIREEVLIVLGTSSSDPALPTLMHKLERIGCSKSLVGLVVPTGYTFNTDGSSIYMTMAALFVAQATHTDLTLTQQLTVLAVAMLTSKGASGVQGASFVALVGTLAVVPSIPVAGMALILGIDRFMSEARALVNVIGNGVATLVMARWEGELTREQLQQNLANASLPGGVDPAV, via the coding sequence ATGCCGGTGCCGCGCGCTGCCAGGAAGCCCTGGTACAAAGTCCTCTACATTCAAGTGCTGATTGCCGTTGCGCTCGGCGTCATCCTGGGTGTGTTGAGCCCATCTATCGCAACCGCAATGAAGCCGCTCGGAGATGGCTTCATCAAGTTGATCCGCATGGTCATCGCGTTGATGGTCTTCTTCACGGTTGCCACCGGTATCGCTGGCATGAAAGACATGAAGAAGGTCGGCCGCGTCGGCGGTAAGGCGCTGCTGTACTTCGAAGTGGTATCGACGCTGGCGCTCTTCATCGGGATGGTCGTGGCCAACTGGCTGCGCCCGGGCGATGGTTTCAATGTTGACCCGTCCACCCTGGATGCCAAGGCGGTCATGGTGTACGCCGGCAAGGCGAAACAGCAGAGCGTGGTGGATTTCCTGCTCCACGTCATTCCCGAAACCGTCGTGGACGCCTTCGCAACCGGCGATATCCTGCAGGTCATCGTCGTGGCGGTGTTGTTCGGCTTTGCCTTGTCGGCCTTGGGGAATCGCTGTAAGCCTGTCATGGACCTGTTTGACGGGATGTCGCACGCCGTGTTCGGCGTGGTCAACATCCTGATGCGGTTTGCTCCGCTGGGCGCGTTTGGGTCGATGGCGTTCACGATCGGCAAGTATGGTATCGGCGCGCTCGGGCCGCTGGTCAAGCTGATCGGCGCGTTTTACCTGACCTCCGGCTTCTTTGTGTTCGTCGTCCTGGGTCTGATCGGTTGGGCGGTCGGCTTCAGCATCGTGAAGTTCCTGCTTTACATCCGGGAAGAGGTCCTGATCGTGCTTGGCACCAGCTCATCCGATCCGGCCTTGCCGACGCTGATGCACAAGCTTGAGCGCATTGGTTGCTCCAAATCCCTCGTTGGCCTGGTGGTGCCTACGGGCTATACGTTCAACACCGACGGCAGTAGCATCTACATGACCATGGCTGCACTGTTTGTCGCACAGGCGACGCACACCGACCTCACGTTGACGCAGCAGCTCACGGTGCTGGCCGTCGCGATGCTGACATCGAAGGGCGCCAGCGGGGTGCAGGGCGCATCGTTCGTCGCGCTCGTGGGGACACTGGCCGTGGTTCCGTCGATTCCGGTGGCGGGCATGGCCCTGATTCTTGGCATCGACCGCTTCATGAGCGAAGCGCGTGCGTTGGTGAACGTCATCGGCAACGGCGTCGCAACGCTCGTGATGGCCCGCTGGGAGGGTGAGCTGACCCGCGAGCAACTCCAGCAGAACCTGGCCAACGCATCTTTACCTGGTGGTGTTGATCCCGCCGTGTAA
- a CDS encoding helix-turn-helix domain-containing protein, with the protein MGCEVAHVNTMAATHKIPGVKLGRSWRFPEAALMQFFDEQAKSNLTWPAPVPSFTPITKPRRGKPRPDLLQVMAEAGMSSEEQISLIFEAGRKSKPQQ; encoded by the coding sequence CTGGGGTGTGAGGTGGCACACGTTAATACGATGGCAGCCACCCACAAGATACCGGGCGTGAAACTGGGGCGCTCTTGGCGGTTCCCCGAGGCCGCCCTAATGCAGTTCTTTGACGAGCAGGCTAAGTCGAATCTGACGTGGCCCGCTCCGGTGCCTTCCTTTACACCGATCACGAAGCCCCGACGCGGTAAGCCGAGGCCAGACCTCTTGCAAGTGATGGCTGAGGCGGGTATGTCGTCGGAGGAGCAGATAAGCCTGATCTTCGAAGCGGGGCGGAAGAGTAAGCCACAGCAATAA